Genomic DNA from Sporohalobacter salinus:
TTATTTCTGGATTCTGCATTTCTACGGAGTATTTTTCTATGTCTGTTATTCCTAGACCGATTTCGTCTAATGGATTGGTTACTAATGAGGCGATTACTGCCTGTGGAGATGAGCCTGTGTCTACTGTGTGGCGTCCTATGGCATCTGTTCTAATTACTGGGCTTTCTCCATCGTCGGCACTAACTAGTACTGCAAATCCTCCTAAGCAGTCTTCTAAAATTGGCATTTCTTTGTCTACATGGTCTTTTCCGTTCATTCCTAGTTTTGCTGTGGAGCCTCCGGCTACTACTGCTACGTTGTCAAATACTCCGGATTTGACTAGTCCGGCTGCATGAACTAAGCCGTGAGCTGGCCCGGCACAGAAGCTTCGTGTGTCTGAACCTGTTGCTTTTTTGCAGCCTGCCATTTCTGCTATTGCTTTGGCGAAGTTACCTCCACCTCGTTGGTTTATGTCTCCGCAGGCTTCTTCGGATACTTCTATTACGTAGTCTATTTCTGCTAGGTCGATTCCTTCTTGTTTGCCTAAGTGTAACATGGATAGGGCTCCGGATGCTTTGACTACTGTGTTTTCTAGCATGGTATGGGCGTTTAGGTTGACGTCTGTGTCGTGGGCCTGTTTTACGCAGCCTACTAGTTTTTCTTCTAAATATAGTGGCTCGGCTGTATGATTGTCTACATTTTTTTGAATGGTTTTGAGTTCTGTTCCTTCTATCTTTTCTAACTGATCTTTTAGTAGGTTGTGGTCTGTTAGTTTTTCTTTTATGTCTTGGGCAAATTCTTCACTTAGTTGTACTAAGTCGAAGCTGTC
This window encodes:
- the grdC gene encoding glycine/sarcosine/betaine reductase complex component C subunit beta, which gives rise to MSEAVLKGSSYVLVHAANTLLQHGSTQTSERAQNSDSEYLKQAPEFLRKYEDVVAYGPNQSYIGNISVQDLEEIERPWYENKIQEAKRFSDWGEIMPEDEFYGLMKMADSFDLVQLSEEFAQDIKEKLTDHNLLKDQLEKIEGTELKTIQKNVDNHTAEPLYLEEKLVGCVKQAHDTDVNLNAHTMLENTVVKASGALSMLHLGKQEGIDLAEIDYVIEVSEEACGDINQRGGGNFAKAIAEMAGCKKATGSDTRSFCAGPAHGLVHAAGLVKSGVFDNVAVVAGGSTAKLGMNGKDHVDKEMPILEDCLGGFAVLVSADDGESPVIRTDAIGRHTVDTGSSPQAVIASLVTNPLDEIGLGITDIEKYSVEMQNPEITEPAGAGDVPASNYKMIAALGVKRGDLEKKDLMNFVDKHGMPGFAPTQGHIPSGVPFIGHANKLMEAGEIQRAMIIGKGSLFLGRMTNLFDGVSFIIEENTGQGNKETGISEDEINNIVAKAMRNLADNLTEE